A single Capra hircus breed San Clemente chromosome 13, ASM170441v1, whole genome shotgun sequence DNA region contains:
- the SNPH gene encoding syntaphilin isoform X1 has translation MPGSGPSERMTWPGPALPTAPPTRPLSSAPGTPPIPPLTRTRSLMAMSLPGSRRASGGSRRRTSPPVSVRDAYGTSSLSSSSNSGSCKGSDSSPTPRRSMKYTLCSDNHGIKPPTPEQYLTPLQQKEVCIRHLKARLKDTQDRLQDRDTEIDDLKTQLSRMQEDWIEEECHRVEAQLALKEARKEIKQLKQVIDTVKNNLIDKDKGLQKYFVDINIQNKKLETLLHSMEVAQNGLAKEDGAAESAGGSPARSLTRSSTYTKLSDPAVCGDRPPGDHPGTSAEDGVDSGFTANDDTVSRTEALEASSLLSSGVDCGPEEPSSLHSSFSLGPRFPASNTYEKLLCGTEAGVQASCMQERAIQTDFVPSQPDLDTILEKVTQAQVCGMVPESGDRHPEPHPHPPGPRDPNSAVVVTVGDELEAPEPITWGPTPHHPGAHPNPSPSVSVACPMEEEEEAATAEKEPKSYWSRHYIVDLLAVVVPAVPTVAWLCRSQRRQGQPIYNISSLLRGCCTVALHSIRRISCRSLSHQGPSAAGTTAGGSSQL, from the exons ATGCCGGGCAGCGGCCCCAGCGAGAGGATGACGTGGCCGGGCCCGGCCCTCCCCACGGCCCCCCCAACCCGCCCTCTCTCCTCAGCCCCGGGGACACCGCCCATCCCGCCCCTCACCCGGACCCGCAGCCTCATGGCCATGTCCCTGCCAGGCAGTAGACGGGCCTCTGGTGGATCCCGCAG gcGCACCTCTCCACCCGTGAGTGTGCGGGATGCCTACGGCACCTCTTCtctcagtagcagcagcaactcagGCTCCTGCAAGGGCAGTGACAGCAGCCCCACACCCAG GCGCTCCATGAAGTACACGCTGTGCAGTGACAACCATGGAATCAAGCCCCCAACCCCGGAGCAGTACTTGACGCCCCTGCAGCAGAAGGAGGTGTGCATCCGGCACCTAAAGGCCCGGCTGAAGGACACGCAGGACCGGCTCCAGGACCG GGACACAGAGATTGATGACCTGAAGACGCAGCTGTCGCGCATGCAGGAAGACTGGATTGAGGAGGAGTGCCACCGCGTGGAGGCCCAGCTGGCCCTGAAGGAGGCccgcaaggagatcaagcagCTCAAGCAGGTCATCGACACTGTCAAGAACAACCTGATCGACAAGGACAAGGGGCTGCAGAAGTACTTCGTAGACATCAACATCCAGAACAAGAAGCTGGAGACGCTGCTGCACAGCATGGAAGTGGCCCAGAACGGCTTGGCCAAGGAGGACGGTGCGGCCGAGTCGGCTGGTGGCTCCCCAGCCCGCTCTCTCACCCGCAGCTCCACCTACACCAAGCTGAGCGACCCCGCTGTCTGCGGTGACCGTCCGCCCGGGGACCACCCTGGCACCTCGGCCGAGGATGGGGTCGACAGCGGCTTCACGGCCAACGATGACACCGTGAGCCGGACGGAGGCATTGGAGGCCAGCAGCCTGCTGTCGTCAGGGGTGGACTGCGGCCCCGAGGAACCCTCGTCTCTACACAGTTCCTTCAGCCTGGGGCCCCGCTTCCCCGCCAGCAACACCTATGAGAAGCTGCTGTGTGGCACGGAGGCTGGCGTGCAGGCCAGCTGCATGCAGGAGCGCGCCATCCAGACGGACTTCGTGCCATCCCAGCCTGACCTGGACACCATCCTGGAGAAAGTGACCCAGGCCCAGGTCTGTGGGATGGTCCCCGAGTCAGGGGACAGGCACCCGGAGCCACATCCCCACCCCCCGGGGCCCAGAGACCCCAACTCTGCAGTGGTGGTGACGGTGGGGGACGAGCTGGAGGCCCCGGAGCCCATCACCTGGGGGCCCACCCCACACCACCCTGGTGCCCACCCAAACCCCAGCCCGTCGGTGAGCGTGGCATGCCCcatggaagaggaggaggaggcagccacGGCCGAGAAGGAGCCCAAGAGCTACTGGAGCCGCCACTATATCGTGGATCTGCTGGCTGTGGTGGTGCCCGCCGTGCCCACGGTGGCCTGGCTCTGCCGCTCCCAGAGGCGCCAGGGCCAGCCCATTTACAACATCAGCTCCCTGCTGCGGGGCTGCTGCACCGTGGCCTTGCACTCCATCCGCAGGATCAGCTGCCGctcgctgagccatcagggcccGAGCGCCGCTGGCACGACCGCTGGAGGCAGCTCCCAGCTCTGA
- the SNPH gene encoding syntaphilin isoform X2, with the protein MAMSLPGSRRASGGSRRRTSPPVSVRDAYGTSSLSSSSNSGSCKGSDSSPTPRRSMKYTLCSDNHGIKPPTPEQYLTPLQQKEVCIRHLKARLKDTQDRLQDRDTEIDDLKTQLSRMQEDWIEEECHRVEAQLALKEARKEIKQLKQVIDTVKNNLIDKDKGLQKYFVDINIQNKKLETLLHSMEVAQNGLAKEDGAAESAGGSPARSLTRSSTYTKLSDPAVCGDRPPGDHPGTSAEDGVDSGFTANDDTVSRTEALEASSLLSSGVDCGPEEPSSLHSSFSLGPRFPASNTYEKLLCGTEAGVQASCMQERAIQTDFVPSQPDLDTILEKVTQAQVCGMVPESGDRHPEPHPHPPGPRDPNSAVVVTVGDELEAPEPITWGPTPHHPGAHPNPSPSVSVACPMEEEEEAATAEKEPKSYWSRHYIVDLLAVVVPAVPTVAWLCRSQRRQGQPIYNISSLLRGCCTVALHSIRRISCRSLSHQGPSAAGTTAGGSSQL; encoded by the exons ATGGCCATGTCCCTGCCAGGCAGTAGACGGGCCTCTGGTGGATCCCGCAG gcGCACCTCTCCACCCGTGAGTGTGCGGGATGCCTACGGCACCTCTTCtctcagtagcagcagcaactcagGCTCCTGCAAGGGCAGTGACAGCAGCCCCACACCCAG GCGCTCCATGAAGTACACGCTGTGCAGTGACAACCATGGAATCAAGCCCCCAACCCCGGAGCAGTACTTGACGCCCCTGCAGCAGAAGGAGGTGTGCATCCGGCACCTAAAGGCCCGGCTGAAGGACACGCAGGACCGGCTCCAGGACCG GGACACAGAGATTGATGACCTGAAGACGCAGCTGTCGCGCATGCAGGAAGACTGGATTGAGGAGGAGTGCCACCGCGTGGAGGCCCAGCTGGCCCTGAAGGAGGCccgcaaggagatcaagcagCTCAAGCAGGTCATCGACACTGTCAAGAACAACCTGATCGACAAGGACAAGGGGCTGCAGAAGTACTTCGTAGACATCAACATCCAGAACAAGAAGCTGGAGACGCTGCTGCACAGCATGGAAGTGGCCCAGAACGGCTTGGCCAAGGAGGACGGTGCGGCCGAGTCGGCTGGTGGCTCCCCAGCCCGCTCTCTCACCCGCAGCTCCACCTACACCAAGCTGAGCGACCCCGCTGTCTGCGGTGACCGTCCGCCCGGGGACCACCCTGGCACCTCGGCCGAGGATGGGGTCGACAGCGGCTTCACGGCCAACGATGACACCGTGAGCCGGACGGAGGCATTGGAGGCCAGCAGCCTGCTGTCGTCAGGGGTGGACTGCGGCCCCGAGGAACCCTCGTCTCTACACAGTTCCTTCAGCCTGGGGCCCCGCTTCCCCGCCAGCAACACCTATGAGAAGCTGCTGTGTGGCACGGAGGCTGGCGTGCAGGCCAGCTGCATGCAGGAGCGCGCCATCCAGACGGACTTCGTGCCATCCCAGCCTGACCTGGACACCATCCTGGAGAAAGTGACCCAGGCCCAGGTCTGTGGGATGGTCCCCGAGTCAGGGGACAGGCACCCGGAGCCACATCCCCACCCCCCGGGGCCCAGAGACCCCAACTCTGCAGTGGTGGTGACGGTGGGGGACGAGCTGGAGGCCCCGGAGCCCATCACCTGGGGGCCCACCCCACACCACCCTGGTGCCCACCCAAACCCCAGCCCGTCGGTGAGCGTGGCATGCCCcatggaagaggaggaggaggcagccacGGCCGAGAAGGAGCCCAAGAGCTACTGGAGCCGCCACTATATCGTGGATCTGCTGGCTGTGGTGGTGCCCGCCGTGCCCACGGTGGCCTGGCTCTGCCGCTCCCAGAGGCGCCAGGGCCAGCCCATTTACAACATCAGCTCCCTGCTGCGGGGCTGCTGCACCGTGGCCTTGCACTCCATCCGCAGGATCAGCTGCCGctcgctgagccatcagggcccGAGCGCCGCTGGCACGACCGCTGGAGGCAGCTCCCAGCTCTGA
- the SNPH gene encoding syntaphilin isoform X3, whose amino-acid sequence MKYTLCSDNHGIKPPTPEQYLTPLQQKEVCIRHLKARLKDTQDRLQDRDTEIDDLKTQLSRMQEDWIEEECHRVEAQLALKEARKEIKQLKQVIDTVKNNLIDKDKGLQKYFVDINIQNKKLETLLHSMEVAQNGLAKEDGAAESAGGSPARSLTRSSTYTKLSDPAVCGDRPPGDHPGTSAEDGVDSGFTANDDTVSRTEALEASSLLSSGVDCGPEEPSSLHSSFSLGPRFPASNTYEKLLCGTEAGVQASCMQERAIQTDFVPSQPDLDTILEKVTQAQVCGMVPESGDRHPEPHPHPPGPRDPNSAVVVTVGDELEAPEPITWGPTPHHPGAHPNPSPSVSVACPMEEEEEAATAEKEPKSYWSRHYIVDLLAVVVPAVPTVAWLCRSQRRQGQPIYNISSLLRGCCTVALHSIRRISCRSLSHQGPSAAGTTAGGSSQL is encoded by the exons ATGAAGTACACGCTGTGCAGTGACAACCATGGAATCAAGCCCCCAACCCCGGAGCAGTACTTGACGCCCCTGCAGCAGAAGGAGGTGTGCATCCGGCACCTAAAGGCCCGGCTGAAGGACACGCAGGACCGGCTCCAGGACCG GGACACAGAGATTGATGACCTGAAGACGCAGCTGTCGCGCATGCAGGAAGACTGGATTGAGGAGGAGTGCCACCGCGTGGAGGCCCAGCTGGCCCTGAAGGAGGCccgcaaggagatcaagcagCTCAAGCAGGTCATCGACACTGTCAAGAACAACCTGATCGACAAGGACAAGGGGCTGCAGAAGTACTTCGTAGACATCAACATCCAGAACAAGAAGCTGGAGACGCTGCTGCACAGCATGGAAGTGGCCCAGAACGGCTTGGCCAAGGAGGACGGTGCGGCCGAGTCGGCTGGTGGCTCCCCAGCCCGCTCTCTCACCCGCAGCTCCACCTACACCAAGCTGAGCGACCCCGCTGTCTGCGGTGACCGTCCGCCCGGGGACCACCCTGGCACCTCGGCCGAGGATGGGGTCGACAGCGGCTTCACGGCCAACGATGACACCGTGAGCCGGACGGAGGCATTGGAGGCCAGCAGCCTGCTGTCGTCAGGGGTGGACTGCGGCCCCGAGGAACCCTCGTCTCTACACAGTTCCTTCAGCCTGGGGCCCCGCTTCCCCGCCAGCAACACCTATGAGAAGCTGCTGTGTGGCACGGAGGCTGGCGTGCAGGCCAGCTGCATGCAGGAGCGCGCCATCCAGACGGACTTCGTGCCATCCCAGCCTGACCTGGACACCATCCTGGAGAAAGTGACCCAGGCCCAGGTCTGTGGGATGGTCCCCGAGTCAGGGGACAGGCACCCGGAGCCACATCCCCACCCCCCGGGGCCCAGAGACCCCAACTCTGCAGTGGTGGTGACGGTGGGGGACGAGCTGGAGGCCCCGGAGCCCATCACCTGGGGGCCCACCCCACACCACCCTGGTGCCCACCCAAACCCCAGCCCGTCGGTGAGCGTGGCATGCCCcatggaagaggaggaggaggcagccacGGCCGAGAAGGAGCCCAAGAGCTACTGGAGCCGCCACTATATCGTGGATCTGCTGGCTGTGGTGGTGCCCGCCGTGCCCACGGTGGCCTGGCTCTGCCGCTCCCAGAGGCGCCAGGGCCAGCCCATTTACAACATCAGCTCCCTGCTGCGGGGCTGCTGCACCGTGGCCTTGCACTCCATCCGCAGGATCAGCTGCCGctcgctgagccatcagggcccGAGCGCCGCTGGCACGACCGCTGGAGGCAGCTCCCAGCTCTGA